A genome region from Arthrobacter sp. V1I9 includes the following:
- a CDS encoding aldo/keto reductase family protein, which translates to MEFRYLGNSGFKVSEITFGNWLTHGSQVENDVASQCVRAALDAGISTFDTADVYANTAAETVLGEALKGERRESIEIFTKVFGATGPKGKNDLGLSRKHIMESINGSLRRLQTDYVDLYQAHRYDFETPLEETMQAFADIVRQGKALYIGVSEWSADQLRAGHALSKELGFQLISNQPQYSMLWRVIEAEVVPASEELGVSQIVWSPMAQGVLSGKYLPGQPAPEGSRATDQKGGAKMIERWMRDDVLAAVQELKPIAEEAGLSMPQLAVAWVLQNPNVASAIIGASRPEQIADSVAAAGVTLEPEVLKRIDDAVGSLAERDPEQTKSPAKREH; encoded by the coding sequence ATGGAATTCAGATACCTCGGAAACAGTGGCTTCAAAGTCTCGGAAATCACCTTCGGCAATTGGCTCACGCACGGCTCCCAGGTGGAGAACGACGTCGCCTCCCAGTGTGTCAGGGCTGCCCTCGATGCAGGCATCAGCACCTTTGACACGGCGGACGTCTATGCCAACACGGCTGCCGAAACCGTCCTCGGCGAAGCCCTGAAGGGCGAGCGTCGCGAGTCCATAGAGATTTTCACCAAGGTTTTCGGCGCCACCGGCCCCAAGGGCAAGAATGATCTGGGCCTGTCCCGCAAGCACATCATGGAATCCATCAACGGTTCGCTGCGCAGGCTGCAGACGGACTACGTGGACCTGTACCAGGCCCACCGCTACGACTTTGAAACCCCGCTCGAAGAGACGATGCAGGCATTCGCGGACATCGTCCGGCAGGGCAAAGCACTGTACATCGGCGTCAGCGAGTGGTCGGCCGACCAGCTCCGTGCCGGGCACGCGCTGTCCAAGGAGCTCGGTTTCCAGCTCATCTCCAACCAGCCGCAGTACTCCATGCTGTGGCGTGTCATAGAGGCTGAGGTTGTTCCGGCATCGGAGGAACTGGGTGTGTCCCAGATCGTCTGGTCCCCCATGGCCCAGGGCGTCCTCAGCGGCAAGTACCTGCCCGGGCAACCCGCACCGGAAGGCAGTCGGGCCACGGACCAGAAGGGCGGCGCCAAGATGATCGAGCGCTGGATGCGCGACGACGTCCTGGCCGCGGTCCAGGAGCTCAAGCCCATCGCCGAGGAGGCCGGACTTTCCATGCCGCAGCTGGCCGTGGCCTGGGTGCTGCAGAATCCCAACGTGGCCTCGGCGATCATTGGCGCTTCCCGGCCGGAGCAGATCGCGGACAGTGTTGCGGCGGCAGGGGTGACGCTGGAACCCGAGGTGCTGAAGAGGATCGACGACGCCGTCGGCTCCCTCGCCGAACGTGATCCCGAGCAGACCAAGTCCCCGGCCAAGCGGGAACACTAG
- a CDS encoding YchJ family protein — translation MAEDPGPENCMCLSGEQYRLCCGRFHSGGAEAATAEQLMRSRYSAFVLLNGSYLLRTWHPKEAPANLDLDPDLQWRRLDIVSTSRGGPLDAEGTVEFKAWFRHGSERGTHHEVSRFVREDGRWYYVDGKILA, via the coding sequence ATGGCTGAAGACCCGGGACCCGAAAACTGCATGTGCCTGTCCGGCGAGCAATACCGCCTGTGCTGCGGGCGGTTCCACTCCGGCGGGGCAGAGGCAGCCACTGCAGAACAGCTGATGCGCTCCCGCTACAGTGCGTTCGTGCTGCTGAACGGGTCCTACCTGCTGCGCACCTGGCATCCAAAGGAGGCTCCCGCGAACCTGGACCTTGATCCGGACCTGCAATGGCGGCGCCTGGACATCGTCTCCACCAGCCGCGGCGGCCCGCTGGACGCTGAGGGGACGGTGGAGTTCAAGGCCTGGTTCCGGCACGGCAGTGAGCGCGGCACCCACCATGAGGTGAGCCGGTTCGTCCGTGAGGACGGCCGTTGGTATTACGTGGACGGAAAGATCCTCGCCTGA
- a CDS encoding acyl-CoA dehydrogenase family protein, which yields MSSATDSPSKTTAASSTSSPATDAPPEETPVPAGKIGAGVTADQARAVAEAARETGWERPSFAKGLYLGSFDLSLVHPWPAPNPADVERGEAFMARLTEYARTMDGRVIEREAKVPDEYLRGLADLGVFGMKIPEEYGGLGLSLVYYGRALALLGSVHPSLGALLSAHQSIGVPEPVKVFGTPEQKREYLPRCAAGAVTAFLLTEPDVGSDPARMGSTATPTDDGEAYLLDGVKLWTTNGVIAELVVVMAVVPARTDPDGTRHKGGISAFVVEMDSPGITVENRNSFMGLRGIENGVTRFHQVRVPAANRLGREGQGLKIALTTLNTGRLSIPGLCVGSGRWSLKIAREWSNARTQWGRPVGEHEAVGKKIAFIAASAFALDAVFELSAELADAGQKDVRIEAALAKLWSTEISCRIADELVQIRGGRGFETAESLAARGERAVPAEQQLRDLRINRIFEGSSEIMRLLIAREAVDAHLAAAGDLASLDASLSDKARAAVGASGFYARWLPKLVAGAGMDPRSYSEFGRLAKHLRFVERSSRRLARQTFYGMGRWQAKLERKQAFLGRVVDIGAELFAMTACCSRAEMLLHTAPEKAASAYELAEAYCQQARVRVDEYFDQLWRNTDDGDHLLTRKVLAGNYTWLEAGVLDQSEGTGPWIADASPGPAQRENLHRNYR from the coding sequence ATGAGCTCCGCCACTGACAGCCCCTCAAAAACCACCGCCGCCAGTTCCACCAGCAGCCCGGCAACAGACGCACCCCCGGAGGAAACCCCGGTTCCCGCCGGAAAGATCGGCGCCGGTGTCACGGCTGACCAGGCCAGGGCGGTTGCAGAGGCCGCCCGCGAAACCGGTTGGGAACGCCCCAGCTTTGCCAAAGGGCTCTACCTGGGCAGTTTCGACCTCAGCCTTGTCCACCCCTGGCCCGCCCCGAACCCCGCAGACGTGGAACGGGGCGAGGCCTTTATGGCCCGCCTGACGGAATATGCCCGCACCATGGATGGACGGGTCATCGAGCGCGAGGCCAAGGTCCCTGACGAATACCTGCGGGGCTTGGCAGACCTCGGCGTTTTCGGCATGAAGATCCCGGAAGAGTATGGCGGCCTGGGGCTGTCACTGGTGTACTACGGCCGGGCGCTGGCCCTGCTGGGCAGCGTGCACCCCAGCCTCGGGGCCCTCCTTTCGGCACATCAGTCGATCGGCGTTCCCGAGCCGGTCAAGGTTTTTGGCACGCCTGAGCAGAAGCGGGAGTACCTGCCGCGCTGCGCCGCCGGCGCGGTCACCGCATTCCTCCTCACGGAACCTGACGTGGGCAGCGATCCCGCCCGGATGGGCAGCACCGCAACGCCCACGGACGACGGCGAGGCCTACCTCCTGGACGGCGTCAAACTCTGGACCACCAACGGAGTGATCGCCGAACTGGTGGTGGTGATGGCCGTGGTGCCCGCCCGCACGGACCCGGACGGCACCAGGCACAAGGGCGGCATCAGCGCATTCGTGGTGGAGATGGACTCACCCGGCATCACGGTGGAAAACCGGAACTCGTTTATGGGCCTGCGCGGCATCGAGAACGGCGTCACCCGTTTCCACCAGGTGCGCGTCCCGGCAGCCAACCGGTTGGGACGTGAGGGCCAGGGCCTGAAAATTGCGCTCACCACCCTCAACACCGGCCGGCTTTCCATCCCTGGCTTGTGTGTCGGCTCAGGCCGCTGGAGCCTCAAGATCGCCCGCGAATGGTCCAACGCCCGGACGCAATGGGGCAGGCCGGTGGGTGAGCACGAAGCCGTGGGCAAGAAGATCGCTTTCATCGCCGCTTCCGCCTTTGCGCTGGACGCAGTCTTCGAGCTCTCCGCTGAGCTTGCCGACGCCGGTCAGAAGGACGTTCGGATCGAAGCTGCCCTTGCAAAGCTTTGGTCCACGGAGATCAGTTGCCGGATAGCCGACGAACTGGTGCAGATCCGCGGCGGGCGGGGTTTTGAGACGGCCGAGTCGCTGGCTGCGCGCGGAGAGCGCGCGGTACCGGCCGAGCAGCAGCTGAGGGACCTGCGGATCAACAGGATTTTTGAAGGTTCCTCGGAGATCATGCGCCTGCTGATCGCGCGGGAAGCGGTGGATGCCCATCTGGCCGCCGCGGGCGACCTTGCGTCCTTGGACGCGAGCCTGTCGGACAAGGCGAGGGCCGCCGTCGGCGCTTCCGGCTTTTACGCCCGCTGGCTGCCCAAGCTGGTGGCGGGCGCGGGCATGGATCCGCGCTCGTACAGCGAGTTCGGGCGGCTGGCCAAGCACCTGCGGTTCGTGGAGCGCTCGTCGCGGCGCCTGGCCCGGCAGACGTTCTACGGAATGGGCCGGTGGCAGGCGAAGCTGGAACGCAAGCAGGCATTCCTGGGCAGGGTGGTGGACATCGGCGCGGAACTGTTCGCCATGACGGCCTGCTGTTCACGGGCCGAGATGCTGCTGCACACCGCTCCGGAAAAGGCCGCGAGCGCCTACGAACTCGCGGAGGCTTACTGCCAGCAGGCCCGTGTGCGGGTGGACGAGTACTTTGACCAGCTGTGGCGGAATACAGACGACGGCGACCACCTCCTGACCCGGAAAGTGCTCGCCGGGAATTACACGTGGCTGGAGGCCGGCGTCCTGGACCAGTCGGAAGGCACGGGTCCATGGATCGCAGATGCCTCCCCGGGACCCGCCCAAAGGGAAAACCTGCACCGCAACTACCGCTGA
- a CDS encoding DUF3375 domain-containing protein: MPRSARSSADAISARLRDLELLTKGPAWALTRSAPWVIAVLQASFTRTRPQLPLEEFHADVDSFLEELRRQEPGLGGGANGKAFGDEWTRRQFLTRRNQSGQIVYEVTEPAARVLAFLDSLSSERSTLNGSRLGTLLGDVEKLANETNPDQSARLESLEDEIEERQQLIQDISSGEFDGLLDDDDAVEAAGNILDLAASLPADYKKMRDRIEELVGGLRNQIIEESLTKGATMAQVLEADKRLRQSPEGRTFRSFTAFLEDPQQQSRFRSAIGEVLSRQFADDLSPDDRETLKNLVAELRQQHSQIQRIYGKLSESLNTYVQSDDFRQSVRLRQVLREAEQAIRSLPYERERPGLVRGPVLYNAGFESLSMVKLFDPDEFAAPPKLADPIAFSDSDRVRSPRTGKAKPEVIRSAMAGASTLSGAWQQLPPEEQHINTIRALLSHALHEGAAFNTQAVDALDFEQIDGTTRRAYLPLVTLKKDPDD; encoded by the coding sequence GTGCCCCGCTCCGCCAGGTCATCGGCTGACGCCATCAGCGCCCGGCTCCGGGACCTCGAACTCCTGACCAAAGGACCGGCGTGGGCCCTGACACGCTCGGCCCCGTGGGTGATTGCGGTGCTCCAGGCATCCTTTACGCGCACCCGGCCGCAGCTTCCGCTCGAGGAGTTCCACGCCGACGTCGACTCCTTCCTTGAGGAGCTCCGCCGGCAGGAGCCAGGGCTGGGAGGCGGCGCCAACGGGAAGGCGTTTGGTGACGAGTGGACGCGCCGGCAGTTCCTGACACGGCGGAACCAGTCGGGCCAGATCGTTTACGAAGTCACCGAACCGGCAGCCCGCGTGCTCGCGTTCCTCGACAGCCTGTCCAGCGAGCGGTCCACCCTGAATGGATCGCGCCTCGGCACACTGCTGGGCGACGTCGAGAAGCTCGCCAACGAGACCAACCCGGACCAGAGCGCCCGCCTGGAGTCCCTGGAAGACGAGATCGAAGAGCGCCAGCAACTGATCCAGGACATCAGCTCCGGCGAGTTCGACGGCCTGCTGGATGACGACGACGCCGTGGAAGCTGCGGGAAACATCCTTGACCTCGCCGCGAGCCTGCCCGCCGACTACAAAAAGATGCGCGACCGGATCGAGGAGCTGGTGGGCGGGCTGCGCAACCAGATCATCGAGGAGTCGCTGACCAAGGGCGCCACCATGGCGCAGGTGCTGGAGGCGGACAAGCGCCTTCGCCAGAGCCCCGAGGGCAGGACTTTTCGTTCTTTTACCGCGTTCCTTGAGGACCCGCAGCAGCAGTCGAGGTTCCGGTCGGCGATTGGCGAGGTCCTCAGCCGGCAGTTCGCAGACGACCTCTCACCGGATGACCGGGAAACCCTGAAGAACCTGGTGGCAGAACTCCGGCAGCAGCACAGCCAGATCCAGCGTATTTACGGCAAGCTCAGCGAAAGCCTCAACACCTACGTCCAAAGCGATGACTTCCGTCAGTCCGTCCGGCTCCGGCAGGTCCTGCGGGAAGCCGAGCAGGCTATCCGGTCCCTTCCGTACGAACGGGAACGTCCGGGCCTCGTCCGCGGACCTGTGCTCTACAACGCAGGTTTCGAGTCGCTGTCCATGGTGAAGCTCTTCGACCCCGATGAGTTCGCCGCACCGCCCAAACTCGCTGACCCCATCGCCTTCAGCGACTCGGACCGCGTGCGCTCGCCGAGGACCGGCAAGGCCAAGCCGGAGGTCATCCGCTCCGCCATGGCCGGGGCGTCCACCCTTTCCGGGGCGTGGCAGCAGCTGCCGCCGGAGGAACAGCACATCAACACCATCCGGGCGCTCCTCTCGCACGCCCTGCACGAAGGCGCGGCCTTCAACACCCAGGCTGTGGACGCCCTGGACTTCGAACAGATCGACGGCACCACGCGCAGGGCCTACCTGCCGCTGGTCACGCTCAAGAAAGATCCTGATGACTGA
- a CDS encoding DUF4194 domain-containing protein, translated as MTEVTNATSSAPDERPLTGGITPRDTFIDGAALFPGDTGVLSMKVRQALVKLLKGPYVDGGRDEKLWTVLLDNQVILRSRLSELFLTMQLDHERKIAVLRPVDPDAIGGSTRSSILRQQRALSRVETIVLLRMRMLLDRHVTAQTDPTITREEIADLVTHYQPAGQQDALRDSDVVNRAITKLLARQLLLPTGLDDVYTISNALPLALPFDNIGDIPAQIEALMAATTDPTGTEALLDIDADTSSDEDGADSEGDDDHHDDGAAAPSSYSATKEDAQ; from the coding sequence ATGACTGAGGTAACAAACGCTACGAGCTCAGCGCCCGATGAGCGACCACTCACCGGCGGCATCACGCCCCGGGACACCTTCATCGACGGGGCCGCCCTCTTCCCCGGCGACACGGGAGTGCTGTCGATGAAGGTGCGGCAGGCGCTGGTAAAGCTGCTCAAGGGTCCGTACGTGGACGGCGGCCGGGACGAGAAGCTCTGGACCGTCCTGCTGGACAACCAGGTGATTCTGCGCAGCCGCCTGTCCGAGCTGTTCCTCACGATGCAGCTGGACCACGAACGGAAAATCGCCGTCCTGCGCCCGGTGGATCCGGACGCTATCGGAGGCAGCACCCGCTCCAGCATCCTGAGGCAGCAGCGTGCCCTCAGCAGGGTGGAAACCATCGTCCTGCTGAGGATGCGCATGCTGCTCGACCGGCACGTCACCGCCCAGACAGATCCCACCATCACCCGCGAGGAAATCGCCGACCTGGTCACGCACTACCAGCCCGCAGGCCAGCAGGACGCGCTCCGAGACTCGGACGTGGTCAACCGGGCCATCACGAAGCTCCTGGCCCGCCAACTCCTCCTCCCCACCGGCCTGGACGACGTCTACACCATCTCCAACGCCCTGCCCCTGGCGCTCCCCTTCGACAACATCGGCGACATCCCAGCCCAAATAGAAGCCCTGATGGCAGCCACAACAGACCCCACCGGCACCGAAGCGCTGCTGGACATCGACGCCGATACTTCATCCGACGAGGATGGCGCCGACTCCGAAGGCGATGATGACCATCACGACGACGGTGCGGCAGCACCGTCGTCGTACTCAGCCACGAAGGAGGACGCCCAGTGA
- a CDS encoding ATP-binding protein yields the protein MSIASMLPMGDLTNPGQMRLALVQVVNWGTFHGAHTMHVDRNGTLLTGNSGVGKSTLFDAMLRVFDARPRSNEAAAQRSGGAVEDKRTTFTYMRGKVGDKAVGEGSASAFQRAGATWSAVALTFDNAAGTRVTVSALFDLPKNGTESSVGRFYLIDHEPLDLEALEGIAGKRFTKAALETIFPDAQVFDVHKAFAERFRRLLGINSDQALPLLRVIQAGKGLGGSVNTFFRDQVLDAPATLAAADDVVEEFSNLMSIRQRLEDVRQQRDQLAPVPGLNREYAQALLDANRLRDLAGEEFEAYQQQLAVTVHEKMLARFKELAQAKAKELGAERSVRDGLAKELRQLETDYNNQGGNAISAIEQSLENARVGLKLRQQVEEAARKALSDAGLQLEWTAEGWEQAHEQAAVRSAELKDDSQALQELRFEAFDAHATKKRELAAAEQELVSLKTRKSLLPPSSIENRAAIAAATGIPEERMPFAGELMDLAEGEEKWRPAAERALRNLATTLLVPGEHFAAVTRYLNDHNVRGALRAVDVSKPLSGGALALEDVHDGDLLTKLDILTTGIAAEAGAWIRERIALDFAYPCVEEPDELAQLDRGLSLGGVVKRNRHTVEKDDRFTSRQDYVLGFDNAAKLELVAGQVEDLRQEVAKAAELAQAREDSHQGMSRQLDALRRIAEDHRSWEQVSAAVAAEELARIEQRLKDALAAQADLEPLRATIEEVRQKHQSSTEAAAVLQSEYKALDRQLTAVDSLLEAARRRLSQAPPSDATVAALEPYFADFGDVTEMHELENLANRVRTALLGELHNAESRGQTTAERLTRIFEGFVREWGSAISADHGTTIGAAGEFETRYHAIVSDGLPAQEAEFRQFFNQRTHESFSTLLHLLDEERRSITSRILPLNGILSQVNFHEGSFLELDIKQTLPPTAKQFKDAIQNALKARHTRPARSEGSRAEGASGERDDDAELTARYKSLETLVKRLGSQAPEDRRWRAEVLDVRGHLFIQCKEHREVAAPAPGKKGGAKKTEVFMHADTGSMSGGERQRFTAFIMAAALSYQLGIAEQGFTTYGTVMMDEAFVLASEEFAGAGIKALHEFGFQLLLAAPENVIDLSRHLGSVTEILRDKRTNRSGVLAAPVIRPRPGQDGAWRSEANPVDIILR from the coding sequence GTGAGCATTGCAAGCATGCTGCCGATGGGCGACCTGACGAACCCGGGCCAGATGCGCCTTGCCCTGGTGCAGGTGGTCAACTGGGGCACGTTCCACGGGGCGCACACGATGCATGTGGACCGCAACGGCACGCTGCTCACGGGTAACTCCGGCGTGGGCAAGTCCACGCTGTTCGACGCCATGCTGCGGGTTTTCGATGCAAGGCCCAGGTCGAACGAAGCCGCTGCGCAGCGCTCCGGCGGGGCCGTCGAGGACAAGCGGACCACCTTCACGTACATGCGCGGAAAGGTGGGCGACAAGGCCGTGGGGGAGGGCTCGGCGAGTGCCTTCCAGCGCGCGGGTGCCACCTGGTCCGCCGTCGCGCTCACGTTTGATAACGCTGCCGGCACGCGAGTGACGGTGTCGGCGCTGTTTGACCTGCCGAAGAACGGCACGGAGTCGAGCGTCGGACGTTTTTATCTGATCGATCACGAGCCGCTGGACCTGGAGGCGCTCGAGGGCATCGCCGGCAAACGGTTCACGAAGGCCGCCCTGGAAACGATCTTTCCGGACGCCCAGGTCTTCGACGTGCACAAGGCCTTCGCGGAACGCTTCCGCCGTCTTCTGGGCATCAACTCGGATCAGGCCCTACCGCTCCTGCGCGTCATCCAGGCGGGCAAGGGCCTGGGCGGCAGCGTCAACACCTTTTTCCGGGACCAGGTTTTGGACGCCCCGGCCACGCTCGCTGCGGCGGACGACGTCGTGGAAGAGTTCAGCAACCTGATGTCCATCCGGCAGCGTCTGGAGGACGTCCGGCAGCAGCGGGACCAGCTGGCCCCGGTGCCCGGGCTGAACAGGGAGTACGCGCAGGCGCTGCTGGACGCGAACCGGCTGCGTGACCTTGCCGGCGAGGAGTTCGAGGCCTACCAACAGCAGCTGGCCGTCACGGTCCACGAGAAAATGCTGGCCCGCTTCAAGGAGCTCGCGCAGGCAAAGGCAAAGGAGCTGGGGGCCGAGCGATCGGTCCGGGACGGCCTGGCCAAGGAGTTGCGCCAGCTGGAGACGGATTACAACAACCAGGGCGGCAACGCCATCTCCGCCATCGAGCAGTCGCTGGAAAACGCCCGGGTGGGACTGAAGCTCCGTCAGCAGGTGGAGGAAGCGGCGCGCAAGGCCCTGAGCGACGCCGGCCTCCAGCTGGAGTGGACCGCTGAAGGCTGGGAGCAGGCTCACGAGCAGGCGGCAGTGAGGTCGGCCGAGCTCAAGGACGATTCCCAGGCCTTGCAGGAACTCCGCTTTGAAGCCTTCGACGCTCATGCAACGAAGAAGCGCGAGTTGGCGGCGGCTGAGCAGGAGCTCGTGTCACTGAAGACGCGCAAATCGCTGCTGCCGCCGTCGAGCATTGAAAACCGGGCAGCCATCGCGGCAGCGACAGGCATTCCGGAGGAGCGGATGCCGTTCGCCGGCGAACTGATGGACCTCGCCGAGGGGGAGGAGAAATGGCGCCCCGCCGCCGAGCGCGCGCTCCGCAACCTCGCCACCACCCTGCTGGTACCCGGCGAACATTTCGCGGCAGTGACACGCTATCTCAACGACCACAACGTGCGGGGCGCCTTGCGCGCAGTGGACGTGTCCAAGCCGCTCTCCGGCGGCGCGCTGGCGCTGGAGGACGTGCACGACGGCGACCTGCTCACCAAGCTGGACATCCTCACCACGGGCATTGCCGCCGAAGCCGGGGCCTGGATCCGCGAACGCATCGCACTTGACTTTGCCTACCCGTGCGTGGAGGAGCCGGATGAGCTGGCACAGCTGGACCGCGGCCTCAGCCTTGGCGGCGTGGTCAAGCGCAACCGCCACACGGTGGAGAAGGATGACCGCTTCACCAGCCGGCAGGATTACGTCCTCGGGTTCGACAACGCCGCCAAGCTGGAACTCGTAGCCGGCCAGGTGGAGGACCTGCGGCAGGAGGTCGCCAAAGCGGCGGAGTTGGCGCAGGCCCGTGAGGATTCGCACCAGGGAATGAGCCGGCAGCTCGACGCCCTTCGCCGCATTGCCGAGGACCACCGCTCCTGGGAACAGGTGTCAGCGGCAGTTGCGGCCGAGGAGTTGGCCAGGATCGAACAGCGGCTCAAGGATGCCCTCGCCGCGCAGGCAGACCTGGAGCCCCTCCGGGCCACTATTGAGGAGGTGCGGCAGAAGCACCAGTCCAGTACCGAGGCCGCTGCTGTGCTGCAGAGCGAGTACAAGGCCCTGGACCGGCAACTGACCGCTGTAGATTCCCTGCTGGAAGCTGCACGCAGGCGCCTTTCCCAGGCGCCGCCGTCGGACGCTACCGTGGCTGCGTTGGAACCCTACTTTGCTGATTTCGGCGACGTGACGGAGATGCATGAGCTGGAAAACCTCGCCAACCGCGTGCGGACCGCGCTGCTGGGCGAACTGCACAACGCGGAGTCCCGCGGCCAAACCACAGCCGAGCGCCTCACGAGGATTTTTGAGGGCTTCGTCCGCGAGTGGGGCAGCGCAATCTCTGCCGACCATGGCACCACCATCGGGGCTGCCGGCGAGTTCGAGACGCGGTACCACGCGATTGTGAGCGACGGCCTGCCCGCCCAAGAGGCGGAGTTCCGGCAGTTCTTCAACCAGCGCACGCACGAATCCTTCAGCACGCTGCTGCATCTCCTCGACGAGGAGCGCCGGTCCATCACCAGCCGCATCCTGCCGCTGAACGGGATCCTCTCGCAGGTTAACTTCCACGAGGGCAGCTTCCTGGAACTGGACATCAAACAGACCCTGCCCCCCACGGCCAAGCAGTTCAAAGACGCCATCCAGAACGCCCTGAAGGCGCGGCACACGCGGCCGGCAAGGTCCGAAGGTTCCCGCGCCGAAGGTGCGAGTGGGGAAAGGGACGACGACGCCGAGCTCACCGCCCGCTATAAGTCCCTGGAAACCCTGGTGAAGCGGCTGGGCTCGCAGGCGCCGGAGGACCGGCGGTGGCGGGCCGAGGTGCTGGATGTACGCGGGCACCTGTTCATCCAGTGCAAGGAGCACCGGGAAGTTGCCGCGCCCGCGCCGGGCAAAAAGGGCGGGGCAAAGAAGACCGAGGTCTTTATGCACGCGGACACAGGTTCCATGTCCGGCGGTGAGCGCCAGCGATTCACTGCATTCATCATGGCCGCGGCGCTGAGCTACCAGCTGGGCATCGCCGAGCAGGGCTTCACCACCTACGGCACCGTGATGATGGACGAGGCCTTTGTGCTGGCGTCCGAGGAATTCGCAGGGGCCGGAATCAAGGCGCTGCACGAATTCGGGTTCCAGCTGCTGCTAGCCGCCCCCGAAAACGTCATTGACCTGTCCCGGCACCTTGGTTCCGTCACCGAAATCCTGCGTGACAAGCGCACCAACCGGTCAGGAGTGCTGGCGGCGCCGGTCATCCGTCCGCGGCCGGGCCAAGACGGCGCGTGGCGGTCAGAGGCCAATCCCGTGGACATCATCCTGCGCTAG
- a CDS encoding ABC transporter substrate-binding protein, with protein MTSPLFSGPGATRRTLFKSAGKATAVLAAAALTLSACATGPASSNTDASAPSSSSPQFPVTIEHVFGKTTIEKQPTRVATVSWVNDDVAIALGVVPVGVPKVEWGGNDQGSTPWKDAALEKLGAGAGSDKAPVQYSETDGINFTEIAKLTPDVILAAYSGLTEEDYKKLSEIAPVVAHPELAYGTPWQESTSIIGKALGKDAEATKLISDTEATIKDKVSKYPQIEGKSFIYGNLEPAKGDGVNVYTANDNRPRFLSGIGMKLAPVVEDRSKGSEEFFIAWSAEKANELESDVFVTWVPDASTAAAIKADPLLSQIPAIKNGALVADSDNTLTLSISAASPLSLPWSLDTFLPQLASAADKVTGAEK; from the coding sequence GTGACTTCCCCCCTCTTCTCTGGGCCCGGCGCCACCCGCCGAACGCTGTTCAAATCAGCAGGCAAGGCCACGGCCGTTCTGGCCGCCGCTGCGCTCACCCTTTCGGCCTGTGCCACGGGCCCCGCGTCCTCCAACACCGACGCCAGTGCTCCCAGTTCCAGCAGCCCGCAGTTCCCGGTGACCATCGAGCACGTGTTCGGCAAAACCACCATCGAGAAACAGCCCACGCGGGTAGCCACCGTCTCCTGGGTCAATGACGACGTCGCCATTGCCCTTGGTGTTGTACCGGTGGGCGTTCCCAAGGTTGAGTGGGGCGGCAACGACCAAGGCTCCACCCCCTGGAAGGACGCGGCCCTAGAAAAGCTCGGTGCCGGCGCCGGCTCCGACAAGGCCCCGGTTCAGTACTCCGAGACAGACGGCATCAACTTCACCGAAATCGCCAAGCTCACCCCGGACGTTATCCTCGCGGCATACTCGGGCCTCACCGAAGAGGACTACAAGAAGCTCAGCGAGATTGCTCCCGTGGTTGCCCACCCGGAACTGGCCTACGGCACCCCGTGGCAGGAGTCCACATCCATTATCGGCAAGGCTCTCGGCAAGGACGCGGAAGCCACCAAACTGATCTCGGACACCGAGGCCACCATCAAGGACAAGGTGTCCAAGTACCCGCAGATCGAGGGCAAGAGCTTCATCTACGGCAACCTCGAGCCCGCCAAAGGTGACGGCGTCAACGTCTACACCGCCAACGACAACCGTCCCCGCTTCCTTTCCGGTATTGGCATGAAGCTGGCTCCGGTGGTTGAAGACAGGTCCAAGGGCTCCGAGGAGTTCTTCATCGCGTGGTCCGCGGAAAAGGCCAACGAGCTTGAGTCCGACGTCTTCGTGACCTGGGTTCCGGACGCTTCCACCGCTGCCGCCATCAAGGCCGACCCGCTGCTCAGCCAGATCCCGGCCATCAAGAACGGCGCACTGGTTGCCGATTCGGACAACACCCTGACGCTGTCCATCTCCGCCGCCTCCCCGCTGAGCCTGCCGTGGTCCCTTGACACGTTCCTGCCGCAGCTTGCGAGCGCAGCGGATAAAGTCACCGGCGCAGAGAAGTAA